The following are encoded in a window of Streptomyces sp. SAT1 genomic DNA:
- a CDS encoding MoaD/ThiS family protein translates to MAIEVRIPTILRTYTDGQKAVEGNGETIAALFADLEVRHPGIQARIVDGEQLRRFVNVYLNDEDVRFLDGISTKLADGDNVTILPAVAGGMR, encoded by the coding sequence ATGGCCATCGAGGTCCGCATCCCGACCATCCTCCGCACCTACACCGACGGGCAGAAGGCCGTGGAGGGCAACGGGGAGACCATCGCCGCGCTCTTCGCCGACCTGGAGGTCCGGCACCCGGGCATCCAGGCGCGCATCGTGGACGGCGAGCAGCTGCGCCGCTTCGTCAACGTCTACCTGAACGACGAGGACGTCCGCTTCCTGGACGGCATCAGCACCAAGCTCGCCGACGGCGACAACGTGACGATCCTGCCGGCGGTCGCCGGCGGCATGCGCTGA
- a CDS encoding putative leader peptide, with the protein MVLHDVSDEIPGTLLVARLHVDLCRLNSAIC; encoded by the coding sequence ATGGTTCTCCACGACGTGAGCGACGAGATCCCGGGCACGCTGCTCGTGGCGCGGCTGCACGTCGACCTGTGCAGGTTGAACAGCGCCATCTGTTGA
- a CDS encoding Mov34/MPN/PAD-1 family protein: protein MLTITQSLHDQIVAHARADHPDEACGVVAGPVGTGRPERFVPMLNAARSPTFYEFDSQDLLKLYREMDDRDEEPVIIYHSHTATEAYPSRTDISYANEPGAHYVLVSTADTDEAGPFQFRSFRIVEGEVTEEEVTVVAAY from the coding sequence ATGCTGACCATCACCCAGTCGCTCCACGACCAGATCGTCGCCCACGCCCGCGCGGACCACCCCGACGAGGCGTGCGGAGTGGTCGCCGGACCCGTCGGCACCGGACGCCCCGAGCGGTTCGTCCCGATGCTGAACGCGGCCCGCTCGCCCACCTTCTACGAGTTCGACTCGCAGGACCTGCTCAAGCTCTACCGCGAGATGGACGACCGCGACGAGGAGCCGGTGATCATCTACCACTCCCACACCGCGACCGAGGCGTACCCCTCGCGCACCGACATCTCCTACGCCAACGAGCCCGGCGCCCACTACGTCCTGGTGTCCACCGCCGACACCGACGAGGCGGGCCCGTTCCAGTTCCGCTCGTTCCGCATCGTGGAGGGCGAGGTCACCGAGGAGGAGGTGACGGTCGTGGCGGCGTACTGA
- a CDS encoding amino acid permease — MTSARVEKERAGTEAVPDGEGYQRGLGARQIQMIAIGGAIGTGLFLGAGKSISKAGPSIILAYAVAGFVIFLIMRALGELLMYRPVSGSFSEYARQFIGPFAGFVTGWTYWLFWVVTGITEVTAAAAYMTYWFEIPQWVSALVFTVVLYGANLISVKLFGELEFWFSMVKVTAIIGMILICVGVLTIGFSDAGDTASVSHLWNEGGFFPHGVGNTLMTLQMVMFAFLAVELVGVTAGESKDPRTVLPRAINTVPWRIAVFYVGALIMILSVVPWTAFHAGESPFVVAFQKMGLPAGAGIVNFVVLTAALSSCNSGMYSTGRMLRDLALNSQGPRFFTRLTSSGTPLIGTTFSAALMLVGVWINYQWPGKAFDYVVSFATISGMWAWIVILVCQIRYRRKSDRGELPVSEFRAPGGVWASVFALAFIGMVIVLMGIDKDARVSLYCAPAWGLVLAVAYLVLKRRNPEAAAFSRR, encoded by the coding sequence ATGACCTCAGCGCGGGTCGAGAAAGAACGCGCCGGCACGGAGGCCGTGCCGGACGGCGAGGGGTATCAGCGCGGGCTCGGTGCCCGGCAGATCCAGATGATCGCCATCGGCGGTGCCATCGGCACCGGTCTGTTCCTCGGTGCGGGCAAGAGCATCTCCAAGGCCGGACCCAGCATCATCCTGGCGTACGCGGTCGCCGGCTTCGTCATCTTCCTCATCATGCGGGCGCTCGGCGAGCTGCTGATGTACCGCCCGGTCTCCGGTTCCTTCTCGGAGTACGCGCGCCAGTTCATCGGCCCCTTCGCGGGCTTCGTGACCGGCTGGACCTACTGGCTGTTCTGGGTCGTCACCGGCATCACCGAGGTCACCGCGGCGGCGGCGTACATGACGTACTGGTTCGAGATCCCGCAGTGGGTCTCGGCGCTGGTCTTCACCGTCGTGCTCTACGGCGCCAACCTGATCTCCGTGAAGCTCTTCGGCGAGCTGGAGTTCTGGTTCTCCATGGTCAAGGTCACCGCCATCATCGGCATGATCCTGATCTGCGTGGGCGTCCTCACGATCGGCTTCTCCGACGCGGGCGACACCGCCTCCGTCTCGCACCTGTGGAACGAGGGCGGCTTCTTCCCGCACGGCGTCGGCAACACGCTGATGACCCTCCAGATGGTGATGTTCGCCTTCCTCGCCGTCGAGCTGGTCGGTGTGACGGCGGGTGAGTCCAAGGACCCCAGGACCGTGCTGCCCCGGGCGATCAACACCGTGCCGTGGCGCATCGCCGTCTTCTACGTCGGCGCGCTGATCATGATCCTGTCGGTCGTGCCGTGGACCGCCTTCCACGCCGGCGAGAGCCCCTTCGTGGTCGCCTTCCAGAAGATGGGCCTGCCCGCCGGCGCCGGCATCGTGAACTTCGTGGTGCTCACCGCCGCCCTGTCCTCCTGCAACTCGGGCATGTACTCCACCGGCCGCATGCTGCGCGACCTCGCGCTCAACAGCCAGGGACCGCGCTTCTTCACCAGGCTGACCAGCAGCGGCACCCCGCTGATCGGCACGACGTTCTCCGCCGCGCTGATGCTGGTGGGCGTCTGGATCAACTACCAGTGGCCGGGCAAGGCGTTCGACTACGTGGTGTCCTTCGCGACCATCTCCGGCATGTGGGCCTGGATCGTCATCCTGGTCTGCCAGATCCGCTACCGCCGCAAGTCCGACCGCGGCGAGCTGCCCGTCTCGGAGTTCCGTGCCCCCGGCGGCGTCTGGGCCAGCGTGTTCGCGCTCGCCTTCATCGGCATGGTGATCGTGCTGATGGGCATCGACAAGGACGCCCGGGTCTCGCTGTACTGCGCGCCGGCGTGGGGCCTGGTCCTCGCCGTCGCCTACCTGGTGCTCAAGCGCCGCAACCCGGAGGCCGCCGCCTTCAGCAGGCGCTGA
- a CDS encoding DUF2017 domain-containing protein, translating into MPGHFEPLPGGGAAVALDDVEISIIRSLAIQLLELIGPGPAEDEGGDPLAELFAEGPSEPPADPVLRRLFPDAYGDPGQPPASAEEAAEQRAHAAEFRRFTENDLRAGKRENALAVIHSLNALAASGEGGAVLKLSPEESRRWLGALNDLRLAIASRLEIGDEDDADDLYRLPDEDPRKPMVMAYLWLGGLQETLVSTFMP; encoded by the coding sequence ATGCCCGGACACTTCGAACCGCTCCCCGGCGGCGGCGCGGCCGTCGCCCTCGACGACGTCGAGATCTCCATCATCCGTTCGCTGGCGATCCAGCTCCTGGAGCTGATCGGCCCCGGGCCCGCCGAGGACGAGGGCGGCGACCCGCTCGCCGAGCTGTTCGCCGAGGGCCCGAGCGAGCCGCCCGCCGACCCGGTGCTCAGAAGGCTCTTCCCGGACGCCTACGGCGACCCCGGGCAGCCGCCGGCCAGCGCCGAGGAGGCCGCCGAGCAGCGTGCGCACGCGGCCGAGTTCCGCCGCTTCACCGAGAACGACCTGCGGGCCGGCAAGCGCGAGAACGCCCTCGCGGTGATCCACTCGCTCAACGCCCTCGCCGCCTCCGGTGAGGGCGGCGCGGTGCTGAAGCTGTCCCCGGAGGAGTCCCGGCGCTGGCTCGGTGCCCTGAACGACCTGCGCCTGGCCATCGCCTCCCGGCTGGAGATCGGCGACGAGGACGACGCCGACGACCTCTACCGGCTGCCGGACGAGGACCCGCGCAAGCCGATGGTGATGGCGTACCTGTGGCTGGGCGGCCTCCAGGAGACCCTGGTCTCCACCTTCATGCCCTGA
- the clpS gene encoding ATP-dependent Clp protease adapter ClpS, with protein MGLVTSAAPIEIEKTESAQEVFAVPEPDVPWVTIVHNDPVNLMSYVTYVFQTYFGYSKDKATKLMLDVHHKGRAVVSSGTREEMERDVQAMHGYGLWATLQQDRK; from the coding sequence ATGGGCCTTGTGACGTCAGCCGCACCCATCGAGATCGAGAAGACCGAGTCGGCACAGGAGGTCTTCGCCGTACCCGAGCCCGACGTCCCCTGGGTGACGATCGTGCACAACGATCCCGTCAATCTGATGAGCTACGTCACCTATGTCTTCCAGACGTACTTCGGGTACTCGAAGGACAAGGCGACCAAGCTCATGCTCGACGTCCACCACAAGGGCCGGGCGGTCGTCTCCAGCGGCACCCGCGAGGAGATGGAGCGGGACGTTCAGGCCATGCACGGCTACGGCCTGTGGGCCACCCTCCAGCAGGACCGCAAGTAG
- a CDS encoding nicotinate phosphoribosyltransferase: MNTADLGLPVDVPSTALFTDHYELTMLRAALKAGTAERRSVFEVFTRRLPEGRRYGVVAGTGRVLDAVENFRFDPDVLGYLREKRVVDEPTLQWLADYRFSGDIWGYPEGEVYFPGSPVMRVEGSFGECVLLETVILSILNHDSAIAAAASRMSSAAGERPLIEMGARRTHELAAVAASRAAYVGGFASTSDLAAGFRYNIPTVGTSAHAFTLVHDNERDAFRAQVESLGRDTTLLVDTYDVTEAVRTAVEVAGPELGAVRIDSGDLLLVAHRVRQQLDELGARDTRIVVTSDLDEYAIASLAAAPVDAYGVGTQLVTGSGHPTCSMVYKLVARAESADPNAPLKPVAKRSSGGKTSIGGRKWAARRLDAYGVAEAEVVGTGPVPVELADRQLQVELVKGGEVVRREPLDAVRDRHVAARAGLPLSATQLSRGEPVLPTEYATGASGS; the protein is encoded by the coding sequence ATGAACACAGCGGACCTTGGGCTGCCGGTGGATGTTCCCTCTACGGCGCTCTTCACCGACCACTACGAGCTGACGATGCTGCGGGCCGCCCTGAAGGCCGGGACGGCCGAGCGGCGCAGCGTCTTCGAGGTCTTCACCCGGCGGCTGCCCGAGGGCCGCCGCTACGGCGTCGTGGCCGGAACCGGCCGGGTGCTGGACGCGGTGGAGAACTTCCGCTTCGACCCGGACGTCCTCGGCTATCTGCGCGAGAAGCGGGTCGTGGACGAGCCGACGCTCCAGTGGCTGGCCGACTACCGGTTCAGCGGCGACATCTGGGGCTACCCCGAGGGCGAGGTCTACTTCCCGGGCTCCCCCGTCATGCGGGTGGAGGGCTCCTTCGGCGAGTGCGTGCTGCTGGAGACCGTGATCCTGTCGATCCTCAACCACGACTCCGCCATCGCGGCCGCCGCCTCCCGGATGTCCTCGGCGGCCGGGGAGCGGCCGCTGATCGAGATGGGCGCCCGGCGCACCCACGAGCTGGCCGCGGTCGCCGCCTCCCGCGCCGCCTACGTCGGCGGCTTCGCCTCCACCTCCGACCTGGCCGCGGGCTTCCGCTACAACATCCCCACCGTCGGCACCTCCGCCCACGCCTTCACCCTGGTCCACGACAACGAGCGGGACGCCTTCCGCGCCCAGGTGGAGTCGCTGGGCCGGGACACGACGCTGCTGGTGGACACCTACGACGTGACCGAGGCCGTGCGCACGGCCGTGGAGGTGGCCGGGCCCGAGCTGGGCGCGGTGCGCATCGACTCCGGCGACCTGCTGCTGGTCGCGCACCGGGTGCGCCAGCAGCTCGACGAGCTGGGCGCCCGCGACACGCGGATCGTCGTCACCTCCGACCTGGACGAGTACGCCATCGCCTCGCTGGCCGCCGCGCCCGTGGACGCCTACGGCGTCGGCACCCAGCTGGTCACCGGCTCCGGCCACCCGACCTGCTCCATGGTCTACAAGCTGGTCGCCCGCGCCGAGTCCGCCGACCCGAATGCGCCGCTGAAGCCGGTGGCGAAACGGTCCAGCGGCGGCAAGACCTCCATCGGCGGCCGCAAGTGGGCGGCCCGGCGCCTGGACGCGTACGGCGTCGCCGAGGCCGAGGTGGTGGGCACCGGGCCGGTCCCCGTCGAGCTGGCCGACCGGCAGCTCCAGGTCGAGCTGGTCAAGGGCGGCGAGGTGGTCCGCCGCGAGCCGCTGGACGCCGTACGGGACCGGCATGTGGCGGCCCGCGCGGGGCTGCCGCTGTCGGCCACCCAGCTCTCGCGCGGGGAACCCGTCCTTCCGACGGAGTACGCCACCGGAGCGTCGGGTAGCTAG
- a CDS encoding isochorismatase family protein, with protein MRRALIVVDVQNDFCEGGSLAVAGGADVAAAITELIGQAPAGYRHVVATRDHHIAPGGHFSDHPDYVDSWPPHCVAGTEGVGFHPNFAPAVASGAVDAVFDKGAYSAAYSGFEGFDENGVSLADWLRAREVEEVDVVGIATDHCVRATALDAAREGFRTHVLLDLTAAVAGQTTERALEELRRAGVELTGKPVVA; from the coding sequence ATGCGCCGCGCCCTGATCGTCGTCGATGTGCAGAACGACTTCTGCGAGGGAGGCAGCCTCGCGGTGGCCGGCGGCGCCGACGTGGCCGCCGCGATCACCGAACTGATCGGGCAGGCCCCCGCCGGGTACCGGCACGTGGTGGCGACCCGCGACCACCACATCGCGCCCGGCGGCCACTTCTCGGACCACCCCGACTACGTCGACTCCTGGCCCCCGCACTGCGTGGCGGGCACGGAGGGCGTGGGCTTCCACCCGAACTTCGCGCCCGCCGTCGCCTCCGGCGCGGTCGACGCCGTCTTCGACAAGGGCGCCTACTCGGCCGCCTACAGCGGCTTCGAGGGCTTCGACGAGAACGGCGTGTCCCTGGCCGACTGGCTGCGGGCCAGGGAGGTCGAGGAGGTCGACGTGGTCGGGATCGCCACCGACCACTGTGTGCGCGCCACCGCCCTGGACGCGGCGCGCGAGGGCTTTCGCACCCATGTGCTGCTGGACCTCACCGCGGCCGTGGCCGGGCAGACCACCGAGCGGGCCCTGGAGGAGCTGCGCCGGGCGGGCGTCGAGCTGACCGGCAAGCCCGTCGTCGCCTAG